From the genome of Virgibacillus proomii, one region includes:
- a CDS encoding ECF transporter S component: protein MNRWRLKEIIVMAVLSVVFGIVYLAFLPVGKLLVTFMGPIGYDLIFGIWFIVSIIAAYILRKPGAAFLSETIAATVEMMLGNAMGPIIIVTGMIQGLGAEAAFAVTRYRRYSLWVLMLAGVGAAIFSFIWGYFRSGYVALSTPYIMSMLVIRMISGAIISGILGKAISDSLAKTGVLSSFALGKHMRKERSVS from the coding sequence TTGAACCGCTGGCGCTTAAAAGAAATTATTGTCATGGCTGTTTTATCTGTTGTATTTGGGATTGTTTATTTAGCTTTCCTTCCTGTAGGAAAGCTACTCGTAACCTTCATGGGACCAATTGGTTATGATCTTATTTTTGGAATATGGTTTATCGTCTCCATTATTGCAGCTTATATCCTGCGTAAACCAGGGGCAGCATTTCTCTCCGAAACCATTGCCGCTACTGTTGAAATGATGTTAGGTAATGCGATGGGACCGATCATTATCGTTACAGGCATGATCCAAGGATTGGGGGCAGAAGCAGCCTTTGCAGTTACACGATATAGGCGATATTCACTATGGGTATTAATGCTTGCAGGAGTCGGCGCTGCTATCTTCAGTTTCATCTGGGGATATTTCCGCAGCGGTTATGTCGCCTTAAGCACCCCCTATATTATGAGCATGCTCGTAATAAGAATGATTAGTGGAGCGATTATTTCTGGAATACTTGGGAAAGCAATTAGTGATTCTTTAGCTAAAACAGGGGTGCTCTCGAGCTTTGCCCTTGGTAAACATATGCGTAAAGAGAGGTCCGTTTCATGA
- a CDS encoding YkoF family thiamine/hydroxymethylpyrimidine-binding protein, with protein sequence MSNQPTTCHQSRIAGCDFAIYPMTDQFVDVITSALQEIDSSKVWMKTTDVGTCVRGRISHVFDVTKALFLHTASTNHHVVFSGTYSLGCPGDSDGDVFLAEDDHRLNRQRSNEIQQEVAGKFSLYPLGGGNYMDMIYQQINVMKQKAIDVSSIHYATRIDGEGKDVFEGLEQVFTNMEKCGSSHTVMTVTISANSPSKKDVN encoded by the coding sequence ATGAGTAATCAACCAACAACTTGCCATCAAAGCAGAATTGCAGGATGTGATTTTGCTATTTACCCAATGACAGACCAATTTGTCGATGTCATCACCAGTGCACTACAAGAAATAGATTCATCAAAAGTTTGGATGAAAACAACGGATGTAGGAACCTGTGTTAGAGGGAGGATTTCACATGTATTTGATGTAACAAAAGCACTGTTTTTGCACACGGCAAGTACGAATCATCATGTCGTATTTAGTGGTACTTATTCATTAGGCTGTCCTGGTGATTCCGATGGTGATGTTTTCTTAGCAGAAGATGATCATCGATTAAATAGGCAGCGAAGTAACGAAATTCAGCAGGAAGTAGCAGGGAAATTTTCTCTTTATCCATTAGGTGGTGGAAATTATATGGATATGATTTATCAGCAAATTAACGTGATGAAACAGAAGGCTATCGACGTATCATCCATTCACTATGCTACACGTATTGACGGAGAAGGAAAAGATGTATTTGAAGGACTGGAGCAAGTATTTACTAACATGGAAAAGTGCGGTTCATCTCATACGGTGATGACTGTCACGATCTCAGCTAATAGCCCTTCTAAAAAGGATGTGAACTAA
- the lhgO gene encoding L-2-hydroxyglutarate oxidase produces the protein MYDYIVIGGGIVGLATAWQLKKQAKAANIAVLEKEADWALHQTGRNSGVLHSGVYYQPGSLKAKLAIKGRNSMIQFCQQYDVPYEVCGKVIVATNEQEFPAMEKLYQRGRKNGLTIMKLHQEQVKEHEPHVRSVGGLYIPSTGIVNYQEVANRLVELLRQKGVDFVLNTEVMRVHEQMEQVIIETNHQTYTAKNMINCAGLYSDELVKQSGIITDVKIIPFRGEYFTLKESKRYLVKNLIYPVPNPKYPFLGIHLTRMINGEVHAGPNAVVSLKKEGYQKRDIDIKEAFATLSFPGFWRLAKDNISVGMMEVSRSIYKGLFVRSLQRLVPDIQANDIVKADAGVRAQAMLKDGQLLDDFFMISGKRMTHVCNAPSPAATAALEIGKIIAKNKCLK, from the coding sequence GTGTATGATTATATTGTAATTGGTGGAGGGATTGTTGGTTTAGCAACAGCGTGGCAATTAAAGAAACAGGCTAAAGCTGCAAACATTGCTGTTTTGGAAAAGGAAGCAGACTGGGCATTACATCAAACAGGAAGAAATAGCGGTGTTTTGCATAGTGGTGTTTACTATCAGCCAGGAAGTTTAAAGGCGAAATTAGCCATAAAAGGTCGCAATTCCATGATACAGTTTTGTCAGCAATATGATGTGCCTTATGAAGTATGTGGCAAAGTAATTGTTGCAACAAATGAACAGGAATTTCCTGCAATGGAAAAATTATATCAACGCGGCAGAAAAAATGGGTTAACGATTATGAAATTACATCAAGAACAAGTGAAAGAGCACGAGCCTCATGTCCGCTCGGTAGGGGGGCTATATATACCGAGTACAGGCATTGTGAATTATCAAGAAGTAGCCAACAGATTAGTAGAATTACTAAGGCAGAAAGGAGTTGACTTCGTATTAAATACAGAAGTAATGCGTGTTCATGAACAGATGGAACAAGTAATAATAGAAACGAATCACCAGACCTATACTGCTAAAAATATGATTAATTGTGCTGGACTTTATAGTGATGAGTTAGTAAAGCAATCAGGAATTATTACCGATGTCAAAATCATTCCCTTTCGCGGTGAATATTTTACATTAAAGGAAAGTAAGCGTTATCTAGTAAAGAATTTAATTTATCCTGTACCAAATCCTAAGTATCCCTTTCTTGGCATTCACTTAACAAGAATGATTAACGGAGAAGTTCATGCTGGTCCTAATGCTGTAGTAAGTTTAAAGAAAGAAGGGTATCAAAAAAGAGATATTGACATAAAAGAAGCGTTTGCTACGTTAAGTTTTCCAGGGTTTTGGAGGTTAGCAAAAGATAATATATCAGTTGGGATGATGGAGGTGTCACGTTCGATTTATAAAGGGTTATTTGTAAGAAGTTTGCAGCGTTTAGTTCCTGACATACAAGCAAATGATATAGTGAAAGCGGATGCAGGTGTGCGAGCACAAGCAATGCTAAAGGATGGACAATTACTAGATGATTTTTTTATGATATCCGGTAAACGGATGACTCATGTTTGTAATGCGCCTTCACCTGCTGCTACTGCAGCGTTGGAAATTGGTAAAATAATTGCTAAAAATAAATGTTTAAAATAA
- a CDS encoding TAXI family TRAP transporter solute-binding subunit → MKKYLFLMYMMIVGIFLVACGGNASEQAEGSKDTEGKAQAIVFGTGGTSGTYYPIGGALKPIFEKSDYVNNVTVESTGASIANIQNIQDGLNQMSIIMSDVGYDALEGIGQFEGNPVEIQAMAGMYQNVVQIVALADSDIKTIEDLEGKRVGVGKVGSGVEQSTQKVLEVLGLTYDDLSKVTHTGYADSVQEMKNGNLDAAFFTSGVPNSNITDLMQQNDIVFVEIEGDIANKLMEKYPFYKAFTIPANDEAMYNLPEEVNTVGIQNLITVSPALSKDLVYDLTKRYYDYLGSEEVSIRALKQLEREELANELIVPLHPGAEKFYKEQGLLD, encoded by the coding sequence ATGAAAAAGTATCTTTTTCTTATGTATATGATGATAGTAGGTATTTTTTTGGTTGCTTGTGGTGGTAATGCTAGCGAGCAGGCGGAGGGATCAAAGGATACAGAGGGAAAAGCACAAGCGATCGTTTTTGGAACTGGTGGTACTTCTGGAACTTATTATCCGATAGGCGGTGCATTGAAACCAATATTTGAAAAAAGTGACTATGTAAATAATGTTACAGTAGAATCTACCGGCGCTTCCATTGCTAATATTCAAAATATTCAAGATGGATTAAATCAAATGAGCATTATTATGAGTGATGTAGGGTATGATGCGCTAGAAGGAATTGGTCAATTTGAAGGGAATCCGGTTGAAATTCAAGCAATGGCAGGAATGTATCAAAATGTTGTACAGATTGTAGCTTTAGCAGATAGCGACATTAAAACGATTGAAGATCTGGAAGGAAAACGTGTTGGTGTAGGGAAAGTTGGATCTGGTGTCGAACAAAGTACGCAAAAAGTTCTAGAAGTGCTTGGCTTAACATACGATGATTTATCTAAAGTTACTCATACAGGCTATGCAGATAGTGTTCAAGAAATGAAAAATGGAAATCTGGATGCGGCTTTTTTCACTTCAGGTGTTCCAAATAGTAATATTACTGATTTAATGCAGCAAAATGATATTGTATTTGTTGAAATTGAAGGAGATATTGCTAATAAGTTAATGGAAAAATATCCATTTTACAAAGCGTTTACGATTCCTGCTAATGATGAAGCGATGTACAATTTGCCGGAAGAGGTAAACACAGTTGGTATCCAAAATTTAATTACGGTGTCGCCGGCATTAAGTAAGGACCTCGTATACGATTTAACGAAGCGTTATTACGATTATTTAGGAAGTGAGGAAGTTTCGATTCGTGCCTTAAAACAGCTGGAACGAGAAGAATTGGCTAATGAATTGATTGTTCCACTACATCCAGGTGCCGAAAAATTTTATAAAGAACAAGGATTACTAGACTAA
- a CDS encoding DUF1850 domain-containing protein gives MMSFQPFRKIVMTFILILILTGIFFLPVRALVISQGDSAIYTFLVAEKRFSLKWIHSVEKEVWVENFRIEGQHIFLESTHFKTFGAGTPSTSEQPIKLKNGWLHLDVNRNIGASLIVRATMNNNYQLIIKGEKYPLVESNISYRIEEKTTTMIKVVFSAVKRLFY, from the coding sequence ATGATGTCATTTCAGCCGTTTCGTAAAATAGTAATGACATTTATTTTGATTCTAATCTTAACAGGAATATTTTTCCTTCCAGTACGGGCATTAGTAATTTCACAAGGGGATTCTGCCATTTATACATTTCTAGTAGCAGAAAAGCGTTTTTCCTTGAAATGGATCCATTCTGTAGAAAAGGAGGTATGGGTGGAAAACTTCCGTATCGAAGGTCAACATATTTTCTTGGAATCTACACACTTCAAAACGTTTGGCGCAGGTACCCCTTCTACATCTGAACAACCGATAAAGTTAAAAAACGGTTGGTTACATCTTGATGTAAATCGAAACATCGGCGCTAGTTTAATTGTTAGAGCTACGATGAACAATAATTACCAGCTGATTATCAAGGGGGAAAAATATCCGCTTGTAGAAAGTAATATTTCATATCGGATTGAGGAGAAAACGACAACGATGATTAAGGTAGTATTTTCAGCTGTAAAGCGTCTCTTCTATTGA
- a CDS encoding TRAP transporter permease, whose amino-acid sequence MNKQKQLQEYERESNLRVNLPKAIQLFISILAVVLALFHLYTSYAGSLVDIKQRSIHLYTLMMLAFLLYPMLKKGAKQKIPIYDYVLVLLSFCLGSYMIVSATRIIESGGQINNVDIYVGIVVLFVLFEITRRVTGWGLTMLAFGFLVYGFYVKLSIYPELTGAIILNASKGIITHLVYITEGILGTAIGVSASYIILFILFGAFLSKSGMGKLFNDIAMAVAGHTKGGPAKVAVLASGFLGSINGSAIANVVTTGAFTIPLMKKVGYHKNFAGAVESAASVGGQILPPIMGAAAFIMAENLGIAYTTVILAGIIPALMYYFGILLQVHIRASKLGLKGLDKRELPTLKEVLMERGHLLIPMVILLYLLFSGKTPFYAAFWSIISTILITGTGRMLITSFVISLFLWFEPQVKALMAGSGMLGLRDNWIEIGLIIMIPISINLIRKQMNVKAEEMGVKDVMEALESGVTTTIPVAVACGAVGIIVGVTSLTGVALEIANSIVGIGELIQHPLVQLLITLALTMLASIILGMGLPSIPTYIITSTMAAPILLQLPYFRELTGSGETAVFVAHMFVFYFGIFANITPPVALAAFAGAGISNGDPMKTGFQAMRLALAGFIVPFMFVFSRQMLMIDVTFLNILLLLLTSLTGVFLLSVAAEGFFKQSLTWYIRIIVAVGALLLIYPGLWTDLAGLIALLMLLFSTRFMSNKAKTASKHAG is encoded by the coding sequence GTGAATAAACAGAAACAGTTACAGGAATATGAAAGAGAAAGTAATTTGCGGGTTAACTTACCAAAAGCGATTCAATTATTTATTTCCATTTTGGCAGTAGTTCTAGCGTTATTTCATCTATATACATCCTATGCTGGCTCGCTCGTGGATATCAAACAGCGAAGTATTCATTTATATACATTGATGATGCTTGCTTTTTTACTGTACCCGATGCTAAAAAAGGGAGCAAAGCAAAAAATACCGATTTACGATTATGTACTAGTATTGCTTTCGTTTTGTTTAGGTAGCTATATGATAGTATCAGCAACAAGAATCATTGAATCAGGTGGACAAATAAATAATGTAGATATTTATGTGGGAATCGTTGTCCTTTTCGTATTATTTGAAATTACGAGAAGGGTAACGGGATGGGGATTAACGATGTTGGCTTTTGGTTTTCTGGTATATGGGTTTTATGTAAAATTATCTATCTACCCTGAATTAACAGGAGCGATTATATTAAATGCTTCTAAAGGTATTATTACTCATCTCGTCTATATTACAGAAGGGATATTAGGTACAGCCATTGGTGTATCAGCAAGTTATATTATTTTATTTATTTTATTTGGAGCATTTTTAAGCAAATCGGGAATGGGAAAACTATTTAATGATATTGCGATGGCAGTCGCTGGTCACACAAAGGGAGGACCTGCAAAAGTCGCTGTATTAGCCAGTGGCTTTCTTGGATCGATTAATGGTTCTGCAATTGCGAATGTTGTAACCACAGGAGCTTTCACCATTCCCTTAATGAAGAAGGTAGGTTATCATAAAAATTTTGCCGGGGCTGTTGAATCAGCTGCGAGTGTTGGTGGACAAATTCTCCCGCCAATAATGGGAGCAGCAGCTTTTATTATGGCTGAAAACCTTGGTATAGCTTATACAACAGTTATTTTAGCTGGAATCATTCCCGCTCTAATGTATTATTTTGGTATTCTTTTACAAGTGCATATTCGTGCGTCGAAACTTGGACTAAAGGGACTGGATAAACGTGAACTACCTACGCTTAAGGAAGTGCTGATGGAACGAGGGCATTTATTGATCCCAATGGTAATTCTGCTATATTTATTATTTAGTGGGAAAACTCCCTTTTATGCAGCTTTTTGGTCGATTATCTCTACGATTCTCATTACAGGAACAGGAAGAATGTTAATTACGAGCTTTGTAATCTCGCTTTTCCTATGGTTTGAACCTCAAGTAAAAGCATTGATGGCTGGTAGCGGTATGCTAGGACTAAGAGACAACTGGATTGAAATCGGTCTGATTATTATGATCCCGATCTCGATTAATCTGATCCGGAAACAAATGAACGTAAAGGCAGAGGAAATGGGTGTAAAGGATGTCATGGAGGCATTAGAGAGCGGTGTTACAACAACAATTCCGGTTGCAGTTGCCTGTGGGGCTGTTGGTATTATTGTAGGGGTTACTTCACTGACTGGGGTTGCTCTTGAAATAGCTAATTCGATTGTGGGTATTGGTGAACTAATTCAACATCCGCTTGTTCAATTATTAATAACATTGGCGTTAACCATGCTAGCCTCCATTATATTAGGTATGGGTTTGCCAAGTATACCAACCTATATTATTACAAGTACGATGGCTGCACCAATTCTATTACAGCTTCCCTATTTCCGAGAATTAACCGGTTCAGGTGAAACAGCTGTATTTGTGGCACATATGTTTGTTTTTTATTTTGGTATCTTCGCTAATATTACACCGCCAGTAGCATTGGCGGCATTTGCCGGTGCAGGGATAAGTAATGGTGATCCGATGAAAACAGGATTTCAGGCAATGCGACTGGCTTTGGCAGGATTTATAGTTCCGTTTATGTTTGTTTTTTCTAGGCAAATGTTAATGATCGATGTGACATTTCTAAATATATTGCTCCTTTTACTGACCTCATTAACGGGAGTTTTCCTTTTATCTGTTGCCGCAGAGGGTTTCTTTAAACAATCACTGACCTGGTATATACGGATCATTGTAGCTGTAGGGGCATTATTGCTTATCTACCCAGGTCTATGGACAGACTTGGCAGGGCTAATTGCATTACTCATGTTACTATTTTCTACTAGGTTTATGAGCAATAAAGCAAAAACAGCTTCCAAGCATGCTGGATAA
- the yidC gene encoding membrane protein insertase YidC produces MQGHFIFTFLKKYGFITLTLLIFLTGCQAEGIVGFNNPFPQLIKYVATLFGGDYGLSIVLITVCIRLLLMPLAFKQIKSGAKMKEKMKELKPEMDAISEKYKNKKDATAKMDMQQEMMQLYQKHQFNPMTSMGCLPMLIQMPIIIAFYYAIRNSPELATHSFLWFNLGEVDMILPFVAAAVYFAQSRVSLIGVDEKQKKQLAIMGMISPIMIGFVSFSAPAALPLYWAVSGFILVLQTLLAKKLYYTKQLT; encoded by the coding sequence ATGCAAGGTCATTTTATATTCACTTTTCTTAAGAAGTACGGTTTCATCACGTTAACCTTACTAATTTTTCTAACGGGTTGCCAAGCTGAGGGGATAGTCGGCTTCAATAATCCGTTTCCACAGTTAATTAAATATGTAGCTACATTATTTGGGGGCGATTATGGCTTATCCATTGTTCTGATTACTGTGTGTATTCGGTTATTGTTAATGCCTTTAGCATTTAAGCAAATAAAAAGTGGCGCCAAAATGAAAGAAAAAATGAAAGAATTAAAGCCGGAAATGGACGCAATTTCGGAAAAATATAAAAATAAAAAAGATGCTACTGCTAAGATGGACATGCAGCAGGAAATGATGCAGTTATATCAAAAGCATCAGTTTAATCCAATGACTTCAATGGGTTGTTTACCAATGTTGATTCAAATGCCAATCATTATCGCATTTTATTATGCAATTCGTAATTCACCAGAGCTAGCAACTCATTCTTTCTTATGGTTTAATCTTGGTGAAGTAGATATGATACTGCCATTTGTGGCAGCGGCTGTTTATTTTGCACAATCGCGTGTGTCCTTAATAGGGGTCGATGAAAAGCAAAAAAAACAACTAGCGATAATGGGGATGATATCTCCCATTATGATTGGATTTGTTTCCTTTAGTGCACCTGCTGCACTTCCATTATATTGGGCAGTTAGTGGTTTTATACTTGTCTTGCAAACATTGCTTGCAAAGAAGCTTTATTATACGAAACAACTCACATAA
- the queF gene encoding preQ(1) synthase, which produces MSGRSNEELKDVTLLGNQHTNYTFDYTPEVLEVFDNKHPNRDYFVKFNCPEFTTLCPKTMQPDFGTVYISYIPDKKMVESKSLKLYLFSFRNHGDFHEDSINIIMNDLIHVMDPRYIEVWGKFTPRGGISIDPYCNYGKSGTKFEQMAEYRMMNHDMYPEKIDNR; this is translated from the coding sequence ATGTCTGGAAGAAGTAATGAGGAGCTTAAGGATGTTACATTATTAGGCAATCAGCATACAAATTATACCTTTGACTATACGCCTGAAGTGTTAGAAGTATTTGATAATAAACATCCAAATAGAGATTATTTTGTCAAATTTAACTGTCCGGAATTTACAACACTGTGTCCTAAAACAATGCAGCCTGATTTTGGTACCGTCTATATCAGTTATATTCCTGATAAAAAAATGGTTGAGAGTAAATCACTAAAACTTTATTTGTTTAGCTTCCGCAATCATGGAGACTTTCATGAAGATAGCATTAATATCATTATGAATGATCTGATTCATGTGATGGATCCGCGCTATATTGAGGTTTGGGGGAAATTTACGCCACGTGGAGGTATTTCAATCGACCCCTATTGTAATTATGGGAAATCGGGAACAAAATTTGAACAAATGGCAGAATATCGAATGATGAATCATGATATGTATCCTGAGAAAATTGATAATCGCTAG
- a CDS encoding VUT family protein: MRLRNNISTMTSQFINTILFIIIAFTGMVPLMR, encoded by the coding sequence CTGCGGCTAAGAAACAATATCTCGACGATGACGAGCCAATTTATAAATACAATTCTATTTATAATTATCGCGTTTACGGGAATGGTTCCATTGATGCGCTAG
- a CDS encoding aminotransferase family protein: MSDLFELDKKHFIHPTSSIKQQQEKGAKVIIEEGEGIYLKDTTGKWYIDAISSLWNVNIGYGREELAEAAAKQMKQLAFSSAFSTFSHEPAIRLAAKIASLAPKGLNAVFFTSGGSESNDSAVKLIRHYWKIQSKPERRKIISLKRGYHGVAAASTSVTGIPEFWNMAGHMMTDFLHVDTHYESTTDQAVHALQQAIEETGPETVAAFFAEPVQGAGGVLIPPKDYFQKVRALCDQYGILFVADEVITGFGRTGKMFAMENWGVIPDLMTFAKGVTSGYFPLGGVVVSDEIHDVLKEKSGTLFHGFTYSGHPTGAAVALKNIEIMEKELLVENARQMGDELQHRLQKIKEQLDIVGEVRFIGLLGAVELVEDPATNKRFAAEQQVAPKVIEALHEHGVICRGVTYENTDIICIAPPLIINKQQVNQLVQRLYDSIFMVQQQLGIKQ; the protein is encoded by the coding sequence ATGAGCGATTTATTCGAATTGGACAAAAAGCATTTTATTCATCCTACTTCATCGATTAAGCAGCAACAGGAAAAGGGGGCAAAGGTGATTATCGAGGAAGGGGAGGGCATTTATTTAAAAGATACAACTGGCAAATGGTATATAGATGCTATTTCTTCTTTATGGAATGTTAACATTGGATATGGCAGGGAAGAATTAGCAGAAGCAGCAGCTAAGCAAATGAAGCAATTAGCGTTTAGTTCAGCATTTTCCACCTTTAGCCATGAACCGGCAATTCGGCTGGCCGCAAAAATTGCTTCCCTTGCACCAAAAGGTCTAAATGCTGTATTTTTTACATCAGGAGGCTCGGAATCTAATGATTCTGCCGTAAAACTCATTCGTCATTATTGGAAAATTCAAAGCAAACCAGAACGACGAAAAATTATTTCGCTTAAGCGCGGTTATCATGGAGTTGCTGCTGCCTCAACAAGTGTAACGGGTATACCGGAATTTTGGAACATGGCTGGTCATATGATGACTGATTTTCTCCATGTAGATACGCATTATGAAAGTACTACCGATCAGGCGGTTCATGCTTTACAACAAGCAATTGAAGAGACAGGTCCTGAAACGGTAGCGGCGTTTTTTGCAGAACCGGTGCAAGGTGCTGGTGGAGTGTTAATTCCTCCAAAAGATTATTTCCAAAAAGTAAGGGCGCTTTGTGATCAATATGGGATATTATTTGTAGCAGATGAAGTCATAACCGGTTTTGGCAGAACAGGAAAAATGTTTGCAATGGAAAATTGGGGAGTTATTCCTGATTTAATGACTTTTGCTAAGGGAGTAACAAGTGGTTATTTTCCACTTGGTGGAGTGGTTGTATCCGATGAGATACATGACGTGTTAAAAGAAAAGTCCGGTACCCTTTTCCACGGATTTACGTACAGTGGTCACCCAACCGGTGCAGCTGTTGCTTTGAAAAATATTGAAATCATGGAAAAAGAGCTACTAGTGGAGAATGCGCGACAGATGGGAGATGAGCTTCAGCATCGTTTACAGAAGATAAAAGAGCAGCTTGACATCGTAGGAGAAGTACGATTCATAGGGTTGTTAGGTGCTGTGGAGCTCGTTGAGGATCCTGCTACTAATAAACGATTTGCTGCTGAACAACAAGTAGCTCCTAAGGTGATTGAGGCATTGCATGAACATGGAGTTATTTGTCGGGGTGTCACCTATGAAAACACGGATATAATCTGTATTGCACCTCCGCTTATTATAAATAAACAGCAGGTTAATCAGCTTGTTCAAAGATTATATGACTCTATTTTTATGGTACAACAGCAGTTAGGTATTAAACAATAG
- a CDS encoding APC family permease: MDDSDKLLKILGNKDVLALAFGAMIGWGWVVTSGLWITEAGSLGAIVAFLIGGILVVFVGLTYAELASAIPLAGGELSYTFKAMGRVASFITTWAIILGYVSVVAFEAVALPTVFEYIVPNYSQGYLYTIADWDVTITWAGVGIVGSILIAWINYRGIKLTSIISVILSTLIIVAGFMLITGSTFGGNFENMQPLVETGMTGILTVIIMTPFMFVGFDVIPQAAEEINLPQRKIGQLLIISVILAVIWYIAIIFGVSRILNPEELSQSNLVTADAMTKAFGNSKLMGNVLVLGGIGGILTSWIGFYVGGSRAIYALANAGMLPKPLGKLHPKYKTPYRAILLIALLSTAAPLLGRPALVWLVNAGGLGLVVAWLMVGISFILLRKKDPMMNRPFKLPGGTLFGWLAVFMSFGVATLYMPGMPSALKWPYEWLIIGIWTVLGFILYHYSIAKYGKQHADEYMKKELDRIA; the protein is encoded by the coding sequence ATGGATGATTCGGATAAATTATTAAAAATTCTTGGTAATAAAGATGTACTTGCGCTTGCCTTTGGGGCAATGATTGGGTGGGGGTGGGTGGTTACTTCTGGTTTATGGATAACAGAAGCCGGATCATTGGGAGCGATCGTGGCTTTTTTAATTGGTGGGATACTTGTTGTTTTTGTAGGTTTAACGTATGCTGAATTAGCTTCAGCAATTCCTCTGGCAGGAGGGGAACTGTCCTATACTTTTAAAGCTATGGGAAGAGTGGCTTCTTTCATTACTACATGGGCAATCATTCTTGGTTATGTTTCAGTAGTTGCATTTGAGGCAGTCGCCTTGCCGACAGTATTTGAATACATTGTACCGAATTATAGTCAAGGTTATTTATATACCATTGCAGATTGGGATGTAACTATAACTTGGGCAGGAGTTGGTATTGTTGGATCTATACTCATTGCTTGGATTAATTATCGAGGTATCAAGCTAACATCCATTATTTCTGTTATCCTAAGTACACTGATTATTGTAGCCGGTTTTATGCTTATTACCGGAAGTACATTCGGTGGAAATTTTGAAAATATGCAGCCTTTGGTTGAGACAGGTATGACTGGTATATTGACTGTTATTATTATGACTCCATTTATGTTTGTTGGATTTGATGTTATACCTCAAGCCGCAGAAGAAATAAATTTACCACAACGGAAAATCGGTCAGCTATTAATTATTTCAGTAATATTAGCTGTGATTTGGTATATTGCCATCATTTTTGGTGTATCAAGAATTCTAAATCCTGAGGAATTAAGTCAATCGAATTTAGTTACAGCGGATGCGATGACAAAAGCATTTGGCAATAGTAAGCTGATGGGGAATGTGTTAGTACTTGGTGGAATAGGTGGGATTTTAACAAGCTGGATCGGGTTTTATGTTGGAGGCAGTCGGGCTATTTATGCGTTAGCTAATGCGGGAATGCTGCCGAAACCCCTTGGCAAATTGCATCCAAAATATAAAACTCCATACAGAGCAATTTTATTAATAGCGCTTCTTTCAACTGCTGCCCCTCTTTTAGGCCGTCCAGCACTTGTTTGGTTAGTGAACGCTGGAGGCTTAGGCCTGGTAGTTGCTTGGTTAATGGTGGGGATTTCTTTTATTCTGTTACGAAAAAAAGATCCCATGATGAATCGCCCTTTTAAATTGCCTGGAGGAACATTATTTGGATGGCTAGCAGTATTTATGTCCTTTGGAGTTGCTACACTATATATGCCCGGCATGCCATCAGCTTTAAAGTGGCCATATGAATGGTTAATTATTGGTATATGGACGGTACTTGGTTTTATTCTTTATCACTATTCCATCGCCAAATATGGCAAACAACATGCAGATGAATATATGAAGAAAGAGCTTGACCGTATTGCATAA